From the Labrus mixtus chromosome 17, fLabMix1.1, whole genome shotgun sequence genome, one window contains:
- the scarb2c gene encoding lysosome membrane protein 2c, with product MTLKSCCIYSIGVFSILILILGISLNLSYVFPHFLQSVVKKEIVLKNGTDAFKAWENPPAPIYMQFYFFNVTNPMEVLDGERPAVVEVGPYTYREYRPMEQVNFNSNGTKVGAVSTKTYIFERNMSRGPESELIRTVNVPAVSVMDKFKDNPIVSNLISSYMKSTDTGLFTTRTVGQLLWGYEDSLLKTLTVFEPDLDDIFGLFYKTNATNDGDYVFFTGQENYKDFARVDTWKGESHLSWWTTDECNMINGTNGASFHPVINKDETLYMFSSDLCRSLYAVFEEDVSVQGIPGYRFSPPSEVFANMTLNPANTGFCVPAGNCMGSGVLNVSVCKQGAPIIMSSPHFYQADEKYVEDVFGMRPSKELHQTTIDIHPLTGIVLQAAKRLQINVHVEKLSTFSQTGNVRTVVFPVLYLNESVVIDDTSAKVLKSVVTQENVVDNIPFMLIGVGIILGVVFMFLMCRQKIPESTTDERQPLLSS from the exons ATGACACTGAAATCATGTTGCATTTACAGCATTGGAGTTTTTTCTATACTCATTTTGATCCTGGGTATTTCTTTGAACTTGTCTTACGTGTTTCCTCACTTTCTACAGTCGGTGGTCAAAAAG GAAATAGTTTTGAAGAATGGTACAGATGCATTCAAGGCCTGGGAGAATCCACCAGCCCCTATTTACATGCAGTTTTACTTCTTTAATGTGACCAATCCCATGGAGGTGTTGGATGGGGAGAGGCCTGCTGTGGTGGAGGTTGGACCATATACATACAG AGAGTACCGGCCCATGGAGCAGGTCAACTTCAACAGTAATGGCACTAAAGTTGGGGCTGTCAGCACTAAAACGTACATATTCGAGCGAAACATGTCCCGAGGTCCGGAGAGCGAGCTCATCAGGACCGTCAACGTCCCTGCAGTG TCGGTGATGGACAAATTCAAGGACAATCCTATTGTATCCAACCTGATCTCCTCCTACATGAAATCCACCGACACGGGCCTCTTCACCACCCGCACAGTGGGTCAGCTGCTGTGGGGATACGAAGACAGCCTGCTTAAAACCCTCACAGTTTTTGAACCGGATCTAGATGatatttttggacttttctaTAAG ACCAACGCGACCAACGATGGTGACTATGTTTTCTTCACTGGCCAGGAAAACTACAAGGACTTCGCTCGAGTGGATACGTGGAAAGGTGAAAG ccaTTTAAGTTGGTGGACAACTGACGAGTGCAATATGATCAATGGAACCAACGGAGCATCTTTCCACCCAGTCATCAACAAGGATGAGACTCTCTATATGTTCTCCTCCGACCTCTGCAG GTCTCTGTACGCCGTGTTCGAGGAGGACGTGTCAGTGCAGGGGATCCCCGGGTATCGCTTCAGTCCCCCTAGCGAGGTCTTTGCCAATATGACCCTGAACCCAGCCAACACGGGCTTCTGTGTCCCTGCAGGGAACTGCATGGGCTCTGGTGTGTTGAATGTCAGCGTCTGTAAACAAG GAGCCCCCATCATCATGTCGTCACCACACTTCTACCAGGCAGATGAGAAATATGTTGAAGATGTGTTTGGCATGAGGCCGAGCAAGGAGCTGCACCAGACTACAATTGATATCCACCCG cttacAGGAATTGTCCTGCAAGCAGCAAAACGGCTTCAGATCAACGTCCATGTAGAGAAATTATCCACCTTCAG tcaaACAGGAAACGTGAGGACAGTGGTCTTTCCGGTGCTTTATCTCAATGag aGCGTTGTCATCGACGACACATCAGCTAAAGTGTTGAAGTCAGTTGTTACCCAGGAGAATGTTGTGGACAACATCCCGTTCATGCTGATTGGTGTCGGCATCATTCTGGGCGTGGTCTTCATGTTCCTGATGTGTCGGCAGAAAATCCCTGAG agcactACAGATGAGCGTCAGCCCCTTCTGTCATCGTAG